From Halodesulfovibrio sp.:
AAAACTAGACAGTGTAGTATTAGTAAATCAAATAGCGGATGAACCACTTGGCTCATCCGCTATTTTTATGCCGTACAGCTACAAGCTGTTGGGTGTTGGCGCTTGCTCTGCTATACTGCAAGCACAACCAACTATATGGCAACTCTGATTTCACTTGCGAATATACTATAAATTGACCGTACCCTACGCTCTTAACGCCAACATTTTTCCAAGTGTTTTGACAGAACCTTTTTTCGCAATATCAAAACACATAAAAACGTATTGTAACTATGGAGACACCCCACTTGCAGCCTGAAGACATGCAAAAAAAAGATATTCTCAGCACTCTCGGCTGGTCTGACAATTTCAGCCAGCAGCTTTCCGAAGACGAAACCACAGAACATATTGGTCGCGTCTGTAGTATTCATGCTGTTCTCATGAACGTGTGGGGTTCATTCGGCAAAGTCCAAATGCCATTACCGGGGAACTGGCTGGGCGGCAAAGCAGAAGCTAAGCCGACAGTCGGAGATTGGCTCGTTCTTGATAAAAATAAGCAGTACCCAGTACGTATGCTTGAACGTAAAACAGTATTTGTCCGCCGTTCTCCACAAAATGAAAAGACTGTCCAGCTGGTTGCGGCAAACCTAGATACTGTCTTCATTGTCTCTTCTTTGAACCATGACTTCAGCTTATCCCGCCTTGAACGTTACTTAGCACTCGCGCTTCAATGCGGCGCAGAGCCTGTTATTATTCTGACTAAAGCTGATGAGGCAGATACCTCTTTTGTTGAAGGCTGTGTAGCGGATGCAAAAAAGCTCTACAAAAACGTTCCCGTTATTGCTATAGATGGGCGAAAAGAACAGACAGCGGCGCTTTTGAAAGACTGGTGCGGGCATGGTCATTCTATTGCTCTTGTAGGTTCATCCGGTGTCGGTAAATCCACATTGATTAACACTATGATGGAAGAAGAGGTAACGCTCACAGGTGCAATTCGCGATGCCGACAGCAAGGGACGACACACCACCTCAAGCCGAACACTGTACGTAATGCCGTGCGGCGGCACTATCATGGATGTTCCGGGTTTTAGAGAACTTCAGCTTCCCGCGTGTGAAGACGCAGTAAAACAGGTCTTCCACGATATAGAGGAACTCATCGATCAATGTGCATTTGTAGACTGTCAGCACGATCAGGAGCCGGATTGCGCTGTCCAACAGGCAATCGCAGCGGGCAAACTGACTCAGCGAAGGCTGGACAACTACCATAAGCTTATTGAAGAGCAAGCACGTACAGGCACTGAGCGAACCTATACGAAACGTCAGGAACGCCAGATGGCACCGCGTCCTAAAACGGGTGGAAGACCTCGTCGCCGCTCTGGTGGAGGGAAAAAGGGTGGCAAGAAGAAAAAGAAAAAATAGTGGCTAGTAACGCTCTGCTTCTATCAAGCAGAGCGATGACCATCATACTATCTTCAAAAAAGCTGGATTCAGGCAGAATCTATCTCGAAAAGCGATAGATATACCATCTAGATAAACATCAAAGTTACGACCTGTCCAAGGTTCTACAGTTAATAGCCTCTGCAATATGCGGAACAGCTATATACTCTGCCCCTTCCAGATCGGCAATAGTTCGCGAAATTCGAAGCACACGGGTGTACGCTCTGGCAGAAAGCCCGAGGGCGTCTACTGCATTCCGCAGAAACGTACTCTCTGCATCTGTTATGGATATAAATTTTTCAAGCCAGCGTCCGGAAAGGTCTGCATTCGTTTTGAGCGGAGTCCCTCTATAACGCTCACTCTGAATGTTTCGTGCAGCCTCAATCCTATCGCGCATTTCTTCAGAACTGACACCTTCTGTTGACTGTAGGTCTTCATACTTTACAGCGGGAACTTCTACATGCAGGTCAATTCTATCCAACAATGGACCGGATAGCTTCGACCTGTAATTTGCTACCTGCCTGCTGTTGCAAATGCATGGGTGTCTGTCGTCAGTCAGATAGCCGCATGGACACGGATTCATAGCTGCCACCAGCATAAAGTCTGAAGGAAAAGACAATGAGATGCTGGAACGGCTGATTGTGACATTGCCGTCCTCAAGAGGTTGGCGCATAACTTCCAGCACGGACTTTTTGAATTCAGGAAGCTCATCCAAAAAAAGAACACCACGGTGGGCTAATGAAACCTCACCAGGTTTGGGGTATGTACCACCACCAACAAGTCCGACATCGGAAATAGTATGATGTGGAGATCGATATGGACGCTCTGTTATGAGTGATCGTTTTTTGCTGAGTAAGCCGGACACTGAATAAATTTTGGTTACTTCGAGAGTTTCATCGAAAGTCAATTGGGGCAGCACTGTTGGGATTCGCTTTGCAAGCATGGTCTTGCCGCTTCCCGGAGGTCCCACAAATAACAAGTTGTGATTACCCGCAGCGGCAATTTCAATCGCACGCTTTGCATGCTCCTGCCCTTTCACTTCGGAAAAATCATGCATCCATTCTGATGCAACGCTTCTTCCTGCCTGCGGCGGACTTGCTGGTTCAAAAATTGTCGTGCCTGCAAGATGCTCTAACACCTCTCCAAGCGTTGCCATAGAGTATACAGGAAGCCCTTCGACAACCGCAGCTTCTGCTGCATTATCCGGCGCAACAATGAGTCCTTTTGCGCCCATCTCCCGCGCATGAATAGCTATGGGCAACACACCAGAAACAGGTTTTAATTCTCCAGAAAGTGACAGCTCTCCTACAAAGAACCACCCCTGCAAAGATTCTGGTGCAAGCGCACCTGAAGCCCCAAGCAACCCTAAAGCAAGTGCCAAGTCATACCCGCTCCCTGCTTTCCGCTTATCAGCTGGCGCAAGGTTAACTGTTATGCGCGACGGAGGCAGCTTATGCCCCGTATTTTTTAATGCAGCCATCACACGTTCCTTTGCTTCGCGCACGGCTCCTTCTGCAAGACCAACCATAGTAAACGCTGGTAACCCTGCTCGGGTTAAGTCTACTTCCATCTCAACAGTAAACGCATCAATTCCTGCCAAAGCAGCACAGGAAACAACAGTAATCACAGCCACCCCGCATTTTCGTTCAAAATATATCTTTTTTTCAATATCCTTAGATAAAAGAGTATAGATTTTTAAAGAGCAACGCAATATTGCCGATTTACTACTCTAAGCACACTTTTATGTTTTGACCTCCTCCTATTATTTACGGTAACACCACCCTCCCGTGTGGGAGAAATGGGAACACCATGTCACACAGAAGAGTTGCTTTAAAAAAAAATTTACTTTATCTGCATAAATACGGTGCATAGAAGTAATTCAAAGAATTATGAATGCTCTACAGAGGAAGTGCATATGACAATACGGAATAGATTACTGCTATCTGTTACTTTGCTTTTCATCAGTACTGTTTTAATTTTATTTTCAAACAGTATATTTTCTGGTTCAGAAGATGATTTCATACGGCATATTATTCAAGGAATTCTCCTTGTTTTTTCTTTTTCTATTGTAGTTACGACTACAATAATGCTGCAAAAGCTTTTTTCTGATCCACTTAGTAGTATTCATGCCTATGCACAGCAGATTAAAAAAGGAAATTTTGAAGCACAGCTCAATGGTACATTCAGTTATGAATTGAATGATCTACATAATTCATTGTTAGACATTGTTTCTAGCTTCAAACACTATGCTTCTGAAGCGCAAAAGAATAATGACTACAATAAAATTGCAGAAGAGCAGGCACAGCGCGCATTAGACAACGCTAAAAAGCAAGAAGAAAAAGTGCAGAACATGCTCGAATCTATGCGCGAAGTCGCAAGCAGAGCGCACAATCTTTCAAATAATGCTTTCAAGGCAGTCCATGAATTATCAGCGCAAATTGAACAAGTGAATAACGGTGTAGATGTTCAGCATGAACGCATGACGGAAACTGCCACCGCCATGGAAGAAATGAACTGCACTGTTATTGAAGTTGCGCATAGCGCTTCCAGCACAGCAAATTCTGCGGCAAGTTCCAAAGAAAATGCCAAGACTGGTGCAGACGGAGTCCGCAGCGCTGTAGGATCCATCCTGCAAATGGAAAAACGTATTTTAAATCTGAAAGAAACGATGGGACAGCTTGGAATGCAGGCTGATGCCATCAGTCAGATTATGACTACCATCTCTGACATTGCAGATCAGACAAACCTGCTTGCTTTGAACGCAGCGATTGAAGCTGCCCGTGCTGGTGAAGCAGGACGAGGATTTGCAGTAGTTGCAGATGAAGTCCGTAAGCTTGCCGAAAAGACCATGCATGCCACCCAAGACGTGGGCGGTGCAATAACCCGCATCCAAACGCACGCCCAACAAAACGTGGAAGCTGTTGAACTTGCTGCACATGATATTGCGCTTTCAACGAAGGCGGCGACAGAATCCGGACATTTCATGGAAGAAATTGTTACCATTATTGACGAAACAGCAATTCAGGTAACTTCCATTGCTACAGCTTCTGAAGAACAATCCGCTGTATCCGAAGAAATTAACCGTGCAATTTCTGACGTAACTCGTATTGCTTCCGAAACTGCTACAGGAATGACCAGCGCAGCAAACGCTGTTGTAGAACTGTCGAGCCTTGTTGAAGAGCTGGACTCCATGATCTCCAGCCTTGCGCAGGGAGATGTCGATAGTGCAGCCGCCAGTGATGGTCCTTTATTCATTTGGAGCGATGATCTATCCGTAGGGCTCAACTCCATTGATAAGCAGCATAAGATGCTGGTCTCGTTAATTAACGAACTCCATGCCGCTATGAAATCACGCCGGAGCCAAAACGAGCTTCTTAGCGTAATCGATAATTTGAAAAACTACACTGTTACACATTTCGGATACGAAGAAGAACTCTTTGCAAAACACGGATATCCCGACACTATTGCACACAAAGAACAGCATCGGAAATTTGTAGCAGAAGTTGTTGATTTTGAAGCTGGAGTTCGCTCTGGCAAGCTGACAGTAACTATGGACGTTATGAAATTCCTCAAAGACTGGCTCACTCATCACATTAAGGGGACAGATAAGCAGTATAGTAAATTCCTTTCATCAAAAGGTGTTAACTAGCTGCACCAGCGCAGCTGAAAACACCGCATCAGTTTGTGACCTTCGGGGGAAGTGTCCCTTTTTTGCAACACCACGACTACTAATTTCAGTCAAAAGCCCAACACTAACTCGTTACTAAACGAGTTACAGGAGTAGAGACAAGTGTCACTCACCATCAAGCAAAAACTCATTCTACTCATCGCATCTGGATTGCTTGCTATCACTATCATTAGCGGCATCGGGGGGAGAACAGCGTCCAACATTTTCTCTTCCGTAGAGTCGGTAAACACTTACCAGGACATAACAAAAGGTCTTGCAGATTTTAAGTCCATTGCAAACGAATCGCTCTATCTTGCAATGAACTCATTTATCGATAAAGACCAAGGCGACATTTCTGCTGACCGCCTTAGAAGAATCGAAGAACTTTTCGACGCCAATGACGCTGCCTACGACTTTTTATTACCTTTCGTCGGCAACGTTAACTGGCTCCCACAAACGAAGCAGTCTATCGCGACTCTTCTTCAAATGACTAAGACTGACTTACGCAACATTATTGTCAATCTCACAACAACACAGAAGCGCCTGAATAGCGAACTTAAAACAGTTCAAGATAGAATTAACCAGCGCGCCATGCTTCTTATGAAGCTAGCTGATGATGTTTCTGTAAAATTTGCAAAGCGTGATGCACTCCCAAGCATTCAGCGCAAAGTTGCCCAGTTAAAGCTTGCAACCAACAAGTACACCCTTACCACTATGGAAATACTTCTCCATAAGGATAAAGGGGTATCTCCAGAAGAAAAAGCAGTGCTGACAGCACAGCTCAAGATTATTAATTCAAACATTGCATTCATTTCAGAGCGCTGCGCCCTTTTAAGTGAGCGTAAAGCTTGTTCCGCCATGAAGGACACTGCAAAGCAATTAAATACTGATGGAGCAAAAGAACTTACTGCACTTGTTACGGAATGGACAACAACGCTGCAAAATCTTGAACAACAGTTCCAAAATATTGGTGGCAAGCTGGACAATAGAGGAAACGAAGTCTTAACCCTCATTCAGCAACATATTGATGACATAACAGAAAAGGCAACCATCCTGACGCTGGAATCGCAAGAAGTATACGAAAGTAGCTTATGGGGTTACGGTATTACTTTTGGCGTTACTACTCTGCTTATTCTTGGACTTGGCATTATCGTAATTAAAGGCATTACAAAGCCAATGTTGCGTACTATTAACTACGCAAACTCCATTTCACGCGGTAATCTGGATGCAACTATCGACTATGCGCAGAACGACGAAATCGGCGAAGTTGTATCCGCAATCCAGCACATGGTTTCCATGCTCAAAAAGCTGATTGCCGAAGCAGATGAAATGAAACAGCAAGCAGATGAGAAAACAAACCTTGCAGAAAAAGCCTTGAATCAAGCTCAAGCTGCAAACGAGCAGGCAGAAAAAGCTAAGCGCGAGGGTATTGCAGAAGCAGCGTCTCGTCTTGCAAATGTTGTTTCATACGTGACAGGCTCTGCTAACGATCTGCAACAGTTGGTTCAAAAAACTTCTGAGCAGATTGAAGTACAGAACTCCCGTCTCACCGAGACTGCTATTTCAATGGAGCAAATGCACTCTACCGTCTTTGATGTTTCACAGAATGCTGCAAGCACTGCCCAGCACACTCAAGATGCTAAAGATACAGCCACACACGGGGCAGATACTGTTCACAAAGTAACCGATGGTGTTGCGACAGTTCAGAATAACTTTAACATCATGCAAAAAGAACTGGATGAGCTTAACACGCACGCTGACGGAATTGATGAAATCATGGGCGTGATTACAGACATTGCAGATCAGACAAACTTGCTGGCTCTGAACGCAGCTATTGAAGCTGCTCGTGCTGGTGAGGCTGGACGTGGATTTGCAGTAGTAGCAGACGAAGTCCGTAAGTTGGCTGAAAAAACTATGCAGGCAACACACGAAGTAGGCAGTGCAGTTAACGCTATTCAATCTGGAACTCACAGCACTGTTCGAGGCATGCACAATACAACCTCAGCTGTTTCTGAAGTAACTGTACTTGCGAATGAAGCTGGAGAAAACCTGAACAGCATTGTATCCCTTGTTCAAACCTCCAGCGAACAGGTTGCCTCTATCGCAGCCGCAGCAGAAGAACAGTCGACTGCCAGCGAAGAGATCAACGGCGCTGTTGCAAATGTTTCCCGTATTTCACAGGAAGTATTTGAAGCAATGCAGGCGGCACAAAGCACTCTCGGTACGCTGGCAAATCAGGCAAATGAACTTCAGGATATTATTACTGATCTGCAAAACAGCTAATCCTTTGTGCACCTGAGTATAAGAACGGTATTTGTATCAAGAAATTGCATATCGAGTTTCATAAAAAACATGAAACCATTGCAGGTTATTAATCACTATATCAGCCCCGAAAGTGACATAACACTAAATGCTGCAAGCAAGTGTTTTTATACATTTGCACAATACGGTACAGATACAATACAAAGATAACGACAGCTCTGCTTGTAACACGCACAACTACTTGCTGCGTGTTACGGCAGAGCATAAAAAAAATCTCCTGCCAGTTTCCTGACAGGAGATTTTTTTTATTAGCTTCCTTTACTGCTGAACTAACATGCCTAATCTATCCCAACGAATAGATCGCATACCGTCCATCGACCAGTAAATAATCAAAGCATTGCCGACTATTGCATCACGGTCAACAAATCCCCAAAAGCGGGAATCGTATGATTCGTCACGGTTATCGCCAAGCATGAGGTACTTACCTTTCGGGACAATTACAGGACCGTAGTTGTCACCGGGACCCGGCATCATTTTTGTGTGCTGCACATATGGTTCGTTAATTTTTCGACCATTTCTGTATAGCACCTTGTTGCGAATTTCGATGGTGTCACCCGGAATACCAATGACACGCTTTATGTAGTGAACGGAAGGATTTTTCGGGTATTCAAATACCACAATATCTTCTCGTTCAGGGTCGCCTACTGAGATCATCTCTCCACCCTGCACTACAGAGTAGCGTGCCCACATAGACGGTGCATCCGGATTCGTTTCTTTGATTGAAAACGGAAAACGGACACCGTACGCAAACTTATTAACCAGCAGATAGTCACCAATCTGCAATGTCTGGAGCATGGAGCCGGACGGAATAGTAAAAGCCTGCACAACAAAAGAGCGGATAATCAATGCCAGAATAAGTGCTACCCCGAGGGCTTCAATATATTCCCGCAATCCACTTTTACTTGATGTATTACCCATGTATTCAATACCTGCTTAGTTAGCCCGCAGCGCGGGCAGTCACATCTAATCGTCGCCAATTTTGAGAGCCGCAAGGAACGCTTCCTGAGGTAACTCAATATTACCCATGCGTTTCATGCGCTTTTTACCCTCTTTCTGCTTCTCAAGCAGCTTACGCTTACGTGAAATATCACCACCGTAACATTTAGCAGTAACGTTTTTACGTAACGGCGCATTACGTTCTCGTGCAATAATCTTCTGCCCGATGGCAGCCTGCACAACAACTTCATATAACTGACGCGGAATGCTGCGTTTTAATTTAAGCGCTACCGCACGACCATGATAGTATGCTTTATCTTTATGAACGATAGTCGCGAGAGCATCTACCGGATCACCGTTGATAAGCATATCGAGCTTAACAAGATTGGCTTCGCGATAGTCGACAATCTCGTAGTCCATGGAGGCGTAGCCTTTAGTGTATGATTTTAATTTATCGAAGAAGTCATACACAATCTCTGCAAACGGCAGTTCATATGTAATGATAACACGGTTTGTTGTTAGATACTTCATATCTTTTTGAATACCGCGTTTTTCTTCGCAAAGTTTTAATACGTTTCCGACATATTCGTCTGGAACGTGAATTTCGCAACGTACAAATGGCTCGAACAACGCTTCTGTCTTACTTGGATCAGGAAGCTTTGCAGGGTTATCCACTTCGTGCGTTATGCCATCTGCTGTTTGAACCTTGTAGATAACAGATGGAGCCGTTGCGATAAGATCAATATTAAATTCTCGCTCAATGCGCTCTTGAATAATTTCCATGTGCAACAGCCCAAGGAAACCACAACGGAAACCGAAACCCAGCGCTTGCGAAGTTTCTGCTTCATACTGGAACGCAGCGTCATTCAGCTGCAATTTTTCAAGCGCATATTTCAGGTTCTCATAATCCTGAGAATCTGAAGGATACAAGCCGCAGTACACCATTGGCTGTACTTCTTTAAAACCCGGGATGGCTTCTTCCGAAGGGTTGCTTGCAAGAGTAATGGTATCACCGACTTTCGCATCGCCCAGCTCTTTAATAGTCGCACAAAGGAAACCTACCTCACCGGCAGACATTTCCTTCATTTCAACCATCTCAGGACTAAACACACCAAGACGGGTAATATCGTATTCTTTCTCGGTAGCCATAAGGCGAATTTTATCACCCTTCTTAACGGTACCGTCAACAATACGGAACATGACAATAACACCCTGATATGAATCATACCAAGAGTCAAAGATAAGTGCTTTGAGAGGTGCGTCTTTATCACCTTTAGGAGCAGGCAGACGCTCTACGATTGCTTCAAGAACCTGATCGACGTTCAGACCGGTTTTTGCGCTGACGCCGACAGCCTCAGTAGCATCAAGACCGATACTTTCTTCAATCTCAGATCCAACACGGTCTACATCTGCACTTGGAAGATCGATTTTGTTCAGCACAGGAACAATCTCGTGATCGTGATCCAGTGCAAGATACACGTTGGCTAGTGTCTGCGCTTCTACGCCCTGTGTGGAATCCACAACAAGCAATGCGCCTTCACATGCAGCAAGAGAGCGGGATACTTCGTACCCGAAGTCAACGTGACCCGGAGTATCAATAAGGTTCAAAACGTATTCTTCACCGTTTTTTGCCTTGTACGGAATACGTACCGCCTGTGCCTTAATGGTAATACCGCGCTCGCGTTCAAGCTCCATGCGGTCGAGATACTGCTCACGCTGGTCTCTCTCACTTACCAGACCGGTAATTTCAAGAATACGGTCCGCAAGAGTTGATTTACCATGATCGATGTGTGCAATAATGCTGAAATTTCGAATATTATCCAGTTTCGCCATATAGTCTCGGACGGCCGTTTCCGGCACTCCTCCTGTAAAAAGCTAATACATGAAAAAGCTACAACCGCTATAACGCTTGCAACTCCATTGTTTTCGTAACTTGTTGAACGTACTTACATACGCCATTCTGTCTGTAAAGTCTAACTCTGACAAGCAGGAAAAACCGGACTGCTGACAAGGTAACGTTACTTTTGTGAGCCACTGTATTTAATAGCGCAACAGTAGATACGTGAGCCGATAATACTGTAATACATACCGCAAATGCGTTTTACTTTCTCTAGGGTCTTAGATTTGAAACACACACAACCATGAGGAGTTTCTACCATGAGAATGGTAAAGATTTGCATGTTCATATTCTGCGCAGCTATGCTCTTTGCACCACAGGCTGCCCAGTCTGAAGAAATGTCGCAACATAGCAGCATCATGAGACACCAGAATCCACAACACCAGACAATCATGCGGCATGGCACAAATCAGCCGCATATGATGCATCACGATACGATGACACAACCAAAGTCACATGATCCCGAAATGATGGGACAGGAAATGCCGAAGCAGCATCAGCACATGATGCAGGACCCTGAAATGGGGTCTATGCCTCGTCATTACACATCTCCAAACGGCGTAACAAAACACCGTAACCCTCCAGTACAGCGTATGAGTTCCGAATCAATACGTATGCGTCAGCAAATGATGCAACCAAGCACCATGAATCATCAAATGGGTATGTATCAAGGGACGGTATATCGCAGCCAGACAGGTCATCCAGCCCTTAAAGGCGGTTGCCCTATGTGCGCAAAAATAAATGCTGCCAGCCTTACCCCGCAGCAGCGCGCTAATCTGCTTCGCACACTTACTGAATTTTCTTCAGAAACTGATCCTATGTACAACAAACTGCTTATGCTGAAGCAAGAAAAGCTCAACTTGCAGCGCTCAGCATTCGACTCCCCTGCTAAACGTGCAAACATTGAGGTACAGCGTGAGCAAGTCCGCAAGGCTCTGATGGGAAAGCTCAAAAGACAACAAAAAGTGCTCAACAGTGAGTACGGACTAAATGTTACATCCCGCGATATGCTGTTACACAGAATCCATCGTATGAAAATGCAGTCTCCGGGAACCATGCAAGTTATGCACAGCCAGCCTGTGCAAACCCAAGTTGTACCCGTAAGTGCTCCACAGGGAACTCCACACGGTTACCGCTCACCGCAGGAAATGAATCCTAATTATAATCAAGAATACCTCATGAACGCTCCTATGCGTGAAGCATACACCGGACAAACATACCAGTAACATTCTGCGATCAAAAAGCCCCATGCTGGCGCATAAAAACGCTTGGCATGGGGTTTATTTGTGTCGGCATCTATTAATCATCTATCACAATATATGGAGCAACTCATGCTGCACTAAACATATTTAGCAAGCCGCATTCTATCTACACATATCGAACAGTAAGCCCGCATAAATTGCATTGCAATTCCCGACAGCTCACTCACCAGATATTATTCAGCTTTCAGCACAACTATTGTAATATCATCAAGCTGTGGCTCTTCGCCTCTGAAGTCCTTTACAGCATTTGCTACTGCATGCAGAATTCCAGCCGAGGTCTGATTATAATTTTTGCGAATCACTGCTTTCAACCTCTCCTTACCGAACATATTTTGTTCAGAGTCTGTAGCTTCCCATATACCATCAGTTCCTATGAGCATCACTTCTCCTGAACGTAAGGAATCACAACAAACCTCTTCATATTTTGTATCCGGCAGGACTCCCAATGGTAAACCATGCGCCTTTAGCTCTCTAAACTCCTGTGTATTCGCATCAAAAACAAGAGCAGGGTCATGTCCGGCACTTGCCCATTTTATTTGCCGTTGCTCACCGGAAAGTTGTAGGCAGAACAATGTGACAAAACGCCCAGTTCCGTAGCAGTCCCTCGCTAACAATGCATTTGTGTTGGAAAGAAGATGTGCCGGAGAGTGTTCATACTCCGCTTGCATTCGCAAATACGCCCGTGTTGTTGCCATAAGCAATGCAGCACCTATACCGTGCCCTGTCACATCCCCTAACACAACGACAGTCTCGTCCTGAGCATCGCCTAGCCCTTCAAGAAAATCAAAAAAATCACCACCGGTTTCGTCACTGAATATCGACGTTGCCGCAATATCCAATCCTTCGTATTCAACACGCTTTTTCGGAAAAAATGTCTGCTGCATTTCCCCTGCAACCTTCAAGCCTTCCATCATACGAATACGGTCACGCAGCCCTGTAATCATAGTATTAGTATGTCCAGCGATGACGCCGAATTCATCCGATGTCATCACCGGCACAAATTCATCCATATCACCCTCTGTCACTCGCTCTAAAATGCCAGTCTGCGCTTTAAACAACATGCGTAAATTTAGAGAATAAGAATAGAGAAGGTTCACTATGAAACCAAGAAGCACCAACATGATGAACGCAATATCAATAATTATGGACTTACGAGTAAGCATAATGTGCAGCTGACTAATCCGCACAGGCATAGAGCTGAGAAGAAATAAATCCCGGGTAACTACTGCAATAATCAGCGTAGCAAAAAGCACTATAGTAACTGTACCAAAAAAGAAGAATTTCGTTGTAATTGGATAGTATACCTGCGGCAACGAGTACGTCCACTTCATCGAGTCAGACATTTGCATGACATTACGGTTATGTTGCAATGCAAGGTCAATCGCTACAAAAAAACCGACAGTAAACGTCCCCATAAATACCTTGAGACCACTTTCGACGAACGGAAATCCGTACACTATTGTGTTGAATGCAAGCATTCCCAATCCGGCAACAATAAAAATACTGAAATCAATCCAGCCAACAAAGCTCGCTTGTACTGTTAATTTCTGCTTCAACACT
This genomic window contains:
- the rsgA gene encoding ribosome small subunit-dependent GTPase A, encoding MQKKDILSTLGWSDNFSQQLSEDETTEHIGRVCSIHAVLMNVWGSFGKVQMPLPGNWLGGKAEAKPTVGDWLVLDKNKQYPVRMLERKTVFVRRSPQNEKTVQLVAANLDTVFIVSSLNHDFSLSRLERYLALALQCGAEPVIILTKADEADTSFVEGCVADAKKLYKNVPVIAIDGRKEQTAALLKDWCGHGHSIALVGSSGVGKSTLINTMMEEEVTLTGAIRDADSKGRHTTSSRTLYVMPCGGTIMDVPGFRELQLPACEDAVKQVFHDIEELIDQCAFVDCQHDQEPDCAVQQAIAAGKLTQRRLDNYHKLIEEQARTGTERTYTKRQERQMAPRPKTGGRPRRRSGGGKKGGKKKKKK
- a CDS encoding YifB family Mg chelatase-like AAA ATPase → MITVVSCAALAGIDAFTVEMEVDLTRAGLPAFTMVGLAEGAVREAKERVMAALKNTGHKLPPSRITVNLAPADKRKAGSGYDLALALGLLGASGALAPESLQGWFFVGELSLSGELKPVSGVLPIAIHAREMGAKGLIVAPDNAAEAAVVEGLPVYSMATLGEVLEHLAGTTIFEPASPPQAGRSVASEWMHDFSEVKGQEHAKRAIEIAAAGNHNLLFVGPPGSGKTMLAKRIPTVLPQLTFDETLEVTKIYSVSGLLSKKRSLITERPYRSPHHTISDVGLVGGGTYPKPGEVSLAHRGVLFLDELPEFKKSVLEVMRQPLEDGNVTISRSSISLSFPSDFMLVAAMNPCPCGYLTDDRHPCICNSRQVANYRSKLSGPLLDRIDLHVEVPAVKYEDLQSTEGVSSEEMRDRIEAARNIQSERYRGTPLKTNADLSGRWLEKFISITDAESTFLRNAVDALGLSARAYTRVLRISRTIADLEGAEYIAVPHIAEAINCRTLDRS
- a CDS encoding bacteriohemerythrin; translation: MTIRNRLLLSVTLLFISTVLILFSNSIFSGSEDDFIRHIIQGILLVFSFSIVVTTTIMLQKLFSDPLSSIHAYAQQIKKGNFEAQLNGTFSYELNDLHNSLLDIVSSFKHYASEAQKNNDYNKIAEEQAQRALDNAKKQEEKVQNMLESMREVASRAHNLSNNAFKAVHELSAQIEQVNNGVDVQHERMTETATAMEEMNCTVIEVAHSASSTANSAASSKENAKTGADGVRSAVGSILQMEKRILNLKETMGQLGMQADAISQIMTTISDIADQTNLLALNAAIEAARAGEAGRGFAVVADEVRKLAEKTMHATQDVGGAITRIQTHAQQNVEAVELAAHDIALSTKAATESGHFMEEIVTIIDETAIQVTSIATASEEQSAVSEEINRAISDVTRIASETATGMTSAANAVVELSSLVEELDSMISSLAQGDVDSAAASDGPLFIWSDDLSVGLNSIDKQHKMLVSLINELHAAMKSRRSQNELLSVIDNLKNYTVTHFGYEEELFAKHGYPDTIAHKEQHRKFVAEVVDFEAGVRSGKLTVTMDVMKFLKDWLTHHIKGTDKQYSKFLSSKGVN
- a CDS encoding methyl-accepting chemotaxis protein, yielding MSLTIKQKLILLIASGLLAITIISGIGGRTASNIFSSVESVNTYQDITKGLADFKSIANESLYLAMNSFIDKDQGDISADRLRRIEELFDANDAAYDFLLPFVGNVNWLPQTKQSIATLLQMTKTDLRNIIVNLTTTQKRLNSELKTVQDRINQRAMLLMKLADDVSVKFAKRDALPSIQRKVAQLKLATNKYTLTTMEILLHKDKGVSPEEKAVLTAQLKIINSNIAFISERCALLSERKACSAMKDTAKQLNTDGAKELTALVTEWTTTLQNLEQQFQNIGGKLDNRGNEVLTLIQQHIDDITEKATILTLESQEVYESSLWGYGITFGVTTLLILGLGIIVIKGITKPMLRTINYANSISRGNLDATIDYAQNDEIGEVVSAIQHMVSMLKKLIAEADEMKQQADEKTNLAEKALNQAQAANEQAEKAKREGIAEAASRLANVVSYVTGSANDLQQLVQKTSEQIEVQNSRLTETAISMEQMHSTVFDVSQNAASTAQHTQDAKDTATHGADTVHKVTDGVATVQNNFNIMQKELDELNTHADGIDEIMGVITDIADQTNLLALNAAIEAARAGEAGRGFAVVADEVRKLAEKTMQATHEVGSAVNAIQSGTHSTVRGMHNTTSAVSEVTVLANEAGENLNSIVSLVQTSSEQVASIAAAAEEQSTASEEINGAVANVSRISQEVFEAMQAAQSTLGTLANQANELQDIITDLQNS
- the lepB gene encoding signal peptidase I, whose amino-acid sequence is MGNTSSKSGLREYIEALGVALILALIIRSFVVQAFTIPSGSMLQTLQIGDYLLVNKFAYGVRFPFSIKETNPDAPSMWARYSVVQGGEMISVGDPEREDIVVFEYPKNPSVHYIKRVIGIPGDTIEIRNKVLYRNGRKINEPYVQHTKMMPGPGDNYGPVIVPKGKYLMLGDNRDESYDSRFWGFVDRDAIVGNALIIYWSMDGMRSIRWDRLGMLVQQ